From Acidimicrobiales bacterium, one genomic window encodes:
- the greA gene encoding transcription elongation factor GreA — translation MADPHQLSQAAYDRLKAEHDDLTTRGRIDIARKIETARELGDLSENGDYHAAKEEQGKMEGRIIHLARVLEDAIIVDGAGGGDTVGTGAIVSIVFDGDDEVEKYLVGSIEEQRADVTVVSPGSPMGGALLGATIGDTVEYEAPTGATLKVKVVEIE, via the coding sequence ATGGCTGACCCACACCAGCTCTCACAGGCGGCATACGACCGCCTCAAGGCCGAACACGACGACCTCACCACGCGAGGCCGCATCGACATCGCGCGCAAGATCGAGACCGCCCGCGAACTGGGCGACCTCTCCGAGAACGGCGACTATCACGCCGCCAAGGAGGAGCAGGGCAAGATGGAGGGCCGCATCATCCATCTCGCTCGCGTGCTCGAGGACGCGATCATCGTCGACGGGGCCGGCGGCGGCGACACGGTCGGCACCGGCGCCATCGTGTCGATCGTCTTCGACGGCGACGACGAGGTCGAGAAGTACCTCGTCGGATCGATCGAGGAACAGCGAGCCGACGTCACCGTCGTCTCGCCCGGCTCGCCCATGGGCGGCGCGTTGCTCGGTGCCACGATCGGCGACACCGTCGAGTACGAGGCGCCCACCGGCGCGACGCTGAAGGTCAAGGTCGTCGAGATCGAATAG
- a CDS encoding S-layer homology domain-containing protein: protein MTRPAIALGERDIQMTSKRTPRAGRAILVLTVLLMLAGQGVAAAVTTIGGLTDHEYTEQDPAFLAAPGITINGGNAYDGEFMDFSLDSQQAEEILALQSVETPDVTNGVVSVVGTSIYLGDGAAATVIASIDGVFNGTNGQKLRINFTSDFQNPGFETDGGSTNGWTLVEGVVDLGVTELAGFTSPDSADYPANSGGNDNDFPSRPGTFSVTSDSSTASAGTYSMRLSSSGMTTLNSCDVVHGPAAISGGFEASSGDEIFFDWRAFSGADAYHVFGYIIDEAGNETVVLDTYTNSTSNTDWVTKATTIPADGTYKFVFVSGTYDATCGNAAGAALHIDNVRVYGSKVNDAAVQQIARLLTYENGSDAPTPTRTVTIDAVSQVDGTATDTFEIAITPVHDAPSIDDPAAAVFNNLEGDDDFTPITGTITGDDPDEDVKAFDITDSETGSWELDGVTYDRRVVGTWSTLYVESATGNYRAEVDDALAEAMVVDDSEAYEVSMTVDGVTVATDFEIQMNVETAPGAPVLDTATSGINAVELDWTAPEWVGGSPITDYVVRYSTNGVDWTVFDDGVGTGTSTTVTGLTAGTEYQFDVMATNANGTGAASAPKSATPRTGQAPLVGVTGGFSIGKSATLGSTGGSGTGAVTYEVISGPCVINGTSITSTTAGVCRVVATKAGDSTYVAATSAAFRIIAADAPAAVLDDPEDPTNDDDEFRSGDPVEITACGFEAGSEVELTLDDGTDLGTALIGSDGCFTGTVTLPEDLEDGDHSFTVTGKDTYGAAASTTVPFTIRAGYAPGPCLSMTWSIESPTIFSDVEAGRFYTDPTSWAYRNEIVYGRSAGTMAPDSAMTRAELVTMVHRMLCLPEPEAVAPFGDIVEGSYYDTALDWAYGAGVIEGRNGDVFDPDAPVTRGELAAILHRLAELPTPDDGVSFADVDSDRFYAAATSWMGATGLADADDAFDPEGSTSRAEALTMLHRLNTEDLY from the coding sequence GTGACCCGACCGGCAATCGCGCTGGGCGAAAGGGACATCCAGATGACATCGAAACGCACACCTCGAGCCGGAAGGGCGATTCTCGTTCTCACCGTGCTCCTGATGCTGGCCGGGCAGGGCGTGGCTGCGGCCGTGACCACCATCGGCGGGCTCACCGACCACGAGTACACCGAGCAGGACCCCGCCTTCCTGGCGGCGCCCGGGATCACCATCAACGGGGGCAACGCCTACGACGGCGAGTTCATGGACTTCTCGCTCGACTCGCAGCAGGCCGAGGAGATCCTCGCCCTCCAGTCCGTCGAGACCCCCGACGTCACCAACGGCGTCGTTTCGGTCGTCGGCACGTCGATCTATCTCGGCGACGGCGCGGCCGCCACCGTGATCGCCTCGATCGACGGCGTCTTCAACGGCACCAACGGCCAGAAGCTGCGCATCAACTTCACCTCCGACTTCCAGAACCCGGGCTTCGAGACGGACGGCGGCAGCACCAACGGCTGGACGCTCGTCGAAGGCGTCGTCGACCTCGGTGTGACCGAGCTCGCCGGCTTCACCTCACCCGACAGCGCTGACTACCCGGCCAACTCCGGCGGGAACGACAACGATTTCCCCTCCAGGCCGGGCACCTTCTCGGTGACGTCCGACAGCAGCACTGCGTCGGCCGGCACCTATTCCATGCGCCTCTCCTCGTCTGGTATGACCACGCTGAACAGCTGCGACGTCGTCCATGGTCCCGCCGCCATCAGCGGCGGGTTCGAGGCGTCCTCGGGCGATGAGATCTTCTTCGACTGGCGTGCGTTCTCCGGCGCCGACGCGTACCACGTGTTCGGCTACATCATCGACGAAGCGGGCAATGAGACCGTCGTGCTCGACACCTACACGAACTCGACGTCCAACACGGACTGGGTCACCAAGGCCACGACGATCCCGGCCGACGGCACGTACAAGTTCGTGTTCGTCAGCGGCACGTACGACGCCACTTGCGGCAACGCTGCCGGTGCCGCCCTCCACATCGACAACGTGCGGGTCTACGGCTCGAAGGTGAACGACGCTGCCGTCCAGCAGATCGCCCGTCTCCTGACGTATGAGAACGGCTCCGATGCCCCGACGCCCACGCGTACGGTGACCATCGATGCCGTCAGCCAGGTCGACGGCACCGCGACGGACACGTTCGAGATCGCGATCACCCCGGTGCACGACGCACCGTCGATCGACGACCCCGCCGCCGCGGTGTTCAACAACCTCGAGGGTGACGACGACTTCACCCCGATCACCGGCACCATCACCGGCGACGATCCCGATGAGGACGTCAAGGCGTTCGACATCACCGACTCGGAAACCGGGAGCTGGGAACTCGACGGCGTGACCTACGACCGTCGTGTCGTCGGCACCTGGTCGACGCTCTACGTCGAATCGGCCACCGGCAACTACCGCGCCGAGGTCGACGACGCGTTGGCCGAGGCCATGGTCGTCGACGACAGCGAGGCCTACGAGGTCTCGATGACCGTCGACGGTGTCACCGTCGCCACCGACTTCGAGATCCAGATGAACGTCGAAACGGCGCCGGGCGCCCCGGTGCTCGACACCGCCACCTCCGGCATCAATGCGGTCGAACTCGACTGGACCGCACCGGAGTGGGTCGGCGGCTCGCCGATCACGGACTATGTCGTCCGCTACTCGACCAACGGAGTCGACTGGACCGTCTTCGATGACGGCGTCGGCACCGGCACCTCGACGACGGTCACCGGCCTCACCGCCGGCACCGAGTACCAGTTCGACGTGATGGCGACCAACGCCAACGGCACCGGCGCGGCCTCCGCGCCGAAGTCCGCCACGCCGCGCACCGGTCAGGCTCCGCTCGTCGGCGTCACCGGCGGCTTCTCGATCGGCAAGTCGGCGACCCTCGGGTCGACCGGTGGCTCCGGCACCGGCGCCGTCACCTACGAGGTGATCAGCGGCCCGTGTGTCATCAACGGGACCTCCATCACGTCGACCACCGCCGGCGTCTGCCGGGTCGTGGCCACCAAGGCCGGCGACAGCACGTATGTCGCCGCCACCTCGGCCGCCTTCCGGATCATCGCCGCCGACGCGCCCGCCGCTGTCCTCGACGATCCTGAGGATCCGACCAACGACGACGACGAGTTCCGCTCCGGCGACCCCGTCGAGATCACCGCTTGTGGTTTCGAAGCGGGCAGCGAGGTCGAGCTCACCCTCGACGACGGCACTGATCTCGGCACCGCGCTGATCGGTTCCGACGGATGTTTCACCGGCACCGTCACGCTCCCCGAGGACCTCGAGGACGGCGATCATTCCTTCACCGTGACCGGTAAGGACACCTACGGCGCAGCCGCTTCCACGACCGTGCCGTTCACGATCCGTGCGGGCTATGCCCCTGGCCCCTGCCTGTCGATGACGTGGTCGATCGAGTCCCCGACCATCTTCAGTGATGTCGAGGCCGGCCGCTTCTACACCGACCCGACGAGCTGGGCCTACCGCAACGAGATCGTGTACGGGCGCAGCGCCGGCACGATGGCGCCCGACTCGGCCATGACGCGAGCTGAGCTCGTGACCATGGTCCACCGGATGCTGTGTCTCCCCGAACCCGAAGCCGTCGCCCCGTTCGGCGACATCGTCGAGGGCTCGTACTACGACACGGCGCTCGACTGGGCCTACGGTGCCGGCGTGATCGAGGGTCGCAACGGTGACGTATTCGATCCCGACGCACCGGTGACCCGTGGCGAACTCGCTGCGATTCTGCACCGCTTGGCAGAGCTGCCGACTCCCGACGACGGCGTCTCCTTCGCCGACGTCGACTCGGATCGCTTCTACGCCGCAGCCACCTCGTGGATGGGAGCCACCGGGCTGGCCGACGCGGACGATGCGTTCGACCCCGAGGGCAGCACGTCCCGGGCCGAGGCGTTGACGATGCTCCACCGCCTGAACACCGAGGATCTGTACTGA
- a CDS encoding 3-isopropylmalate dehydrogenase, which translates to MTQQVGPHRVGIVGGDGIGPEVIAEGLKVIAAAGIDLDTVDYDLGGDRYLKDGVVLTDEIVAEWRGLDAIYLGAVGTPDVPPGLIERGLLLKMRFDLDLYINQRPFVAPSHDFIVIRENTEGTYAGEGGFLRKGTPEEIATQGSVNTRHGVERCIRYAFELAMTRRKHLTMCHKTNVLTFAGDLWERTFNEVAEEFPDVDTAYNHVDAACIYFVEDPQRYDVIVTDNLFGDILTDLGGAVSGGIGFASSANLHPGRVSMFEPVHGSAPDIVGTGKANPTAAVLSGALMLDHLGETEAADRIRAACADPDTLTGSTSEIGDLIAGRL; encoded by the coding sequence ATGACACAGCAGGTTGGTCCCCACCGGGTCGGGATCGTCGGCGGCGACGGCATCGGTCCCGAGGTCATCGCCGAGGGCCTGAAGGTGATCGCCGCGGCCGGGATCGATCTCGACACCGTCGACTACGACCTCGGTGGCGACCGCTACCTGAAGGACGGGGTCGTGCTCACCGACGAGATCGTCGCCGAATGGCGCGGCCTCGACGCCATTTACCTCGGCGCTGTCGGCACCCCCGACGTGCCCCCCGGTCTCATCGAGCGCGGGCTGCTCCTCAAGATGCGCTTCGATCTCGACCTCTACATCAACCAGCGGCCGTTCGTTGCTCCTTCGCACGACTTCATCGTCATCCGGGAGAACACCGAGGGCACCTATGCGGGGGAGGGCGGGTTCCTGCGCAAGGGCACGCCCGAGGAGATCGCCACACAGGGATCGGTCAACACCCGCCACGGTGTCGAGCGCTGCATTCGCTACGCGTTCGAGCTGGCGATGACCCGCCGCAAACACCTGACCATGTGTCACAAGACCAACGTGCTCACGTTCGCCGGTGACCTGTGGGAGCGCACCTTCAACGAGGTGGCCGAGGAGTTCCCCGACGTGGACACGGCCTACAACCATGTCGACGCGGCGTGCATCTACTTCGTCGAAGACCCGCAGCGCTACGACGTGATCGTCACCGACAACCTGTTCGGCGACATCCTCACCGATCTGGGTGGTGCCGTGAGCGGCGGCATCGGCTTCGCCAGCTCGGCCAATCTGCACCCGGGTCGGGTCTCGATGTTCGAGCCGGTCCATGGCTCCGCCCCCGACATCGTCGGAACCGGCAAGGCCAACCCCACCGCTGCCGTATTGTCGGGGGCACTGATGCTCGACCATCTGGGAGAGACCGAGGCCGCCGACCGCATTCGGGCGGCCTGCGCCGATCCCGACACGCTGACCGGCTCGACCTCGGAGATCGGCGACCTCATCGCCGGTCGTCTCTGA
- a CDS encoding alpha/beta fold hydrolase, with protein MAATAQSVGREPAEPHIGRPSLPPGRAIVLPGRGTTFVREVAGPTPDAPVVFLLHGWTVTSALNWYRVYEPLSAIARVVSLDHRGHGRGIRSGRAFRLEDAADDVVALADHLDIDSFVVAGYSMGGPVSQLVWRRHPDRVQGLVLAATFARSSRRPQERVALRGLGRLGRASRLMPRRRQLDVFTRAMVAGGSLPNERPPWFIAEVRSGSVPMMLEAGGAIADFDSRPWLGEVDVPTGIFITSRDGIVPPDRQHRMAALIPHAELVSAPIDHDGCVTRPDQFVPGFVDLVRHAAGAP; from the coding sequence GTGGCAGCCACCGCGCAGTCCGTCGGGCGAGAGCCGGCCGAGCCCCACATCGGGCGCCCCTCCCTACCGCCGGGTCGCGCCATCGTCCTCCCCGGTCGGGGCACCACGTTCGTGCGTGAGGTCGCCGGGCCCACACCCGACGCACCGGTCGTGTTCCTCCTCCATGGGTGGACGGTCACCTCCGCCCTCAACTGGTACCGGGTCTACGAGCCACTCTCGGCCATCGCCCGCGTGGTGAGCCTCGACCATCGTGGCCACGGCCGCGGCATCCGCAGCGGTCGTGCGTTCCGTCTCGAGGACGCGGCCGACGACGTCGTGGCGCTCGCCGACCACCTCGACATCGACAGCTTCGTCGTCGCCGGCTACTCGATGGGCGGCCCCGTCAGCCAGCTCGTGTGGCGCCGCCACCCCGATCGGGTACAGGGCCTGGTGCTCGCAGCCACCTTCGCCCGCTCGTCACGGCGACCCCAGGAACGCGTCGCGCTGCGCGGCCTCGGGCGTCTCGGCCGGGCCAGCAGGCTGATGCCGCGACGCCGTCAGCTCGACGTGTTCACCCGCGCCATGGTTGCCGGCGGCAGCCTGCCCAACGAGCGACCGCCGTGGTTCATCGCCGAGGTCCGGTCGGGCTCGGTCCCGATGATGCTCGAGGCCGGTGGCGCGATCGCCGACTTCGACAGTCGCCCGTGGCTCGGCGAGGTCGATGTGCCGACCGGCATCTTCATCACGTCGCGGGACGGCATCGTCCCACCCGACCGCCAGCACCGGATGGCCGCATTGATCCCCCACGCCGAGCTGGTGTCCGCGCCGATCGACCACGATGGCTGCGTCACCCGTCCCGATCAGTTCGTACCCGGCTTCGTCGACCTCGTCCGCCATGCCGCAGGAGCACCGTGA
- a CDS encoding phytanoyl-CoA dioxygenase family protein, with amino-acid sequence MGSPPIAAGRPPSERRDDRIRAAEHYTGVGRAPWPPTYADPFPAIGGGLVEIDRPMLDVSILGGAVQHHGALIVRSLLADDDVAVMIDAMRRARAEQARHYDGIACDHDWFGPIDTGSKMDAVLRKSNADIGGVWLADSPRATERYLGALARAGVTGLLGEHFGEPPLISLQKSTMRSVEPAERLTTWHQDGAFMGENVRAMNLWVALTDCGGDTGGAGMEMIPRRVEEILDTTGGIVPHAIPFETVDEIAVTTPVVNPVFRAGDAIFFDDRFVHRTAAVPGLTTTRLAVECWFFAPSSFAETYTRLMA; translated from the coding sequence ATGGGCTCTCCACCGATCGCCGCAGGCCGCCCGCCGAGCGAGCGGCGAGACGACCGCATCCGGGCGGCCGAGCACTACACCGGGGTCGGCCGCGCGCCCTGGCCGCCGACCTACGCCGACCCGTTCCCGGCGATCGGCGGCGGCCTCGTCGAGATCGATCGGCCGATGCTCGACGTCTCGATTCTCGGTGGGGCCGTACAGCACCACGGCGCCCTGATCGTGCGCTCCCTCCTGGCCGACGACGATGTCGCGGTGATGATCGACGCAATGCGCCGGGCCCGGGCCGAGCAGGCCCGCCACTACGACGGAATTGCCTGCGACCACGACTGGTTCGGCCCGATCGACACCGGTTCGAAGATGGACGCGGTACTGCGCAAGTCCAACGCCGACATCGGCGGTGTGTGGCTGGCCGACTCGCCGAGAGCCACCGAGCGCTACCTCGGCGCTCTCGCGCGCGCCGGCGTGACCGGCCTGCTCGGCGAACACTTCGGCGAGCCGCCACTCATTTCGTTGCAGAAGTCGACCATGCGCAGTGTCGAGCCGGCGGAACGGCTCACGACGTGGCACCAGGACGGCGCCTTCATGGGCGAGAACGTGCGGGCGATGAACCTCTGGGTGGCACTCACGGACTGCGGCGGCGACACCGGCGGCGCCGGCATGGAGATGATTCCCCGGCGCGTCGAAGAGATCCTGGACACGACCGGCGGCATCGTGCCCCACGCCATCCCCTTCGAGACCGTCGACGAGATCGCCGTGACAACGCCGGTGGTGAACCCCGTGTTCAGGGCCGGCGACGCGATCTTCTTCGACGACCGTTTCGTCCATCGCACCGCTGCCGTCCCCGGCCTGACGACCACCAGGCTCGCGGTGGAATGTTGGTTCTTTGCGCCGTCGAGCTTCGCCGAGACCTACACACGTCTCATGGCCTGA
- a CDS encoding class I adenylate-forming enzyme family protein, protein MNARQSLIDQLTGPDGFFPVELQDVRGHEVPVLVNRKRSLRDFVTGSAAHGDAEFLVLGDRRITHEDFIGLVAAEAAALAADHGIGKGDRVAILAANSPDWVIAYFALVSMGAVVCLYNGWWTRDEIRHATELTTPSLILGDRKRLDRVPADLAVPMVDIDAERDRLQREAGEHELPAVAIDEDDACSIFFTSGTTGRSKGAVVSHRGLVGFVEVQMLNGALKMMMAAAQAEAAGDPPPVRSAAKPRVLMTSPLFHVSGLSGSTLINMFVGGTLVFREGRFDEEECFALVEKERITAWTLIGSMGPRVVDHPGLGDYDLTSLTNVGFGGAPASPELQQRVRDTFPNATANVAIGYGSSETVGVVASFGGDDYVAEPTATGHVLPTMQVEIRDDDNRAVADGINGRVCVRSAYSMLGYWDNPDATAETIDDGFWLDTGDVGRMVDGLLFIDSRARDMILHNGENVYPVEIEYRLDEHPGIQESAVYGLDDPQTGQAVAASVVPAPGQSLDEADLHSWCAESLARFKVPTQWDIRTEPLPRNAAGKVVKGALTGEREFTAHDD, encoded by the coding sequence GTGAACGCCCGCCAGTCCCTCATCGATCAGCTCACCGGACCCGACGGCTTCTTCCCTGTCGAGCTCCAGGACGTACGTGGCCACGAGGTCCCCGTGCTCGTCAATCGCAAGCGTTCGCTGCGTGACTTCGTCACGGGGTCCGCCGCCCACGGCGATGCGGAGTTCCTGGTCCTCGGCGACCGCCGCATCACCCACGAAGACTTCATCGGCCTCGTGGCCGCGGAGGCCGCGGCCCTTGCCGCCGACCACGGGATCGGCAAGGGCGACCGCGTGGCGATTCTGGCCGCCAACTCCCCCGACTGGGTCATCGCCTACTTCGCCCTCGTGTCGATGGGCGCGGTCGTCTGCCTCTACAACGGCTGGTGGACGCGCGACGAGATTCGCCACGCCACCGAGCTGACGACACCGTCGCTGATCCTCGGCGACCGCAAGCGCCTCGATCGGGTGCCCGCAGATCTCGCCGTGCCCATGGTCGACATCGATGCGGAACGCGACCGGCTCCAGCGCGAGGCGGGCGAACACGAGCTCCCTGCCGTCGCCATCGACGAGGACGACGCCTGCTCGATCTTCTTCACGAGCGGCACCACGGGCCGATCCAAGGGCGCCGTGGTCAGCCATCGCGGGCTGGTCGGATTCGTGGAGGTCCAGATGCTCAACGGCGCGCTGAAAATGATGATGGCGGCCGCGCAGGCCGAGGCCGCCGGTGACCCCCCGCCCGTCCGCTCCGCCGCCAAGCCGCGCGTGCTGATGACCTCCCCGCTCTTCCACGTGTCGGGCCTGTCGGGATCCACGCTCATCAACATGTTCGTCGGTGGCACCCTCGTGTTCCGCGAGGGCCGCTTCGACGAGGAAGAGTGCTTCGCGCTCGTCGAGAAGGAGCGCATCACTGCGTGGACGCTCATCGGGTCGATGGGTCCGCGTGTGGTCGATCATCCCGGACTCGGCGACTACGACCTCACCTCGCTGACCAACGTCGGTTTCGGTGGCGCGCCGGCCAGTCCCGAACTCCAGCAGCGGGTCCGCGACACCTTCCCCAACGCCACCGCCAACGTCGCCATCGGCTACGGGTCGAGCGAGACGGTGGGCGTGGTCGCCTCCTTCGGGGGCGACGACTACGTTGCCGAGCCCACGGCGACCGGCCATGTGCTGCCCACGATGCAGGTCGAGATCCGCGACGATGACAATCGTGCCGTCGCCGATGGCATCAACGGACGGGTGTGCGTCCGCTCGGCCTATTCGATGCTCGGCTACTGGGACAACCCCGACGCCACGGCCGAGACGATCGACGACGGCTTCTGGCTCGACACCGGCGACGTCGGCCGGATGGTCGACGGGCTGCTGTTCATCGACAGCCGGGCCCGCGACATGATCCTGCACAACGGCGAGAACGTGTACCCCGTCGAGATCGAGTACCGCCTCGACGAACACCCCGGTATCCAGGAGTCCGCCGTCTACGGCCTCGACGATCCGCAAACCGGGCAGGCCGTCGCGGCGTCCGTCGTGCCGGCACCCGGCCAGAGCCTCGACGAGGCCGACCTCCACTCGTGGTGTGCGGAGAGTCTCGCCCGCTTCAAGGTGCCGACACAGTGGGACAT